In one Terriglobia bacterium genomic region, the following are encoded:
- a CDS encoding OsmC family protein, with the protein MAVKIEAVYEGDLHCTVEHGPSHDRISTDAPVDNQGKGERFSPTDLVAASLSTCLLTTMGIAAQKRGIDIRGARAEVWKEMSSVPRRHVGKLTARIELPARLDPGARAIMETAARGCPVTASLGPGTEIDLTFHYV; encoded by the coding sequence ATGGCCGTGAAGATCGAAGCCGTCTACGAGGGCGACCTCCACTGCACCGTGGAGCACGGCCCCTCCCACGACCGGATCTCGACCGACGCCCCCGTGGACAATCAGGGGAAGGGCGAGCGGTTCTCCCCGACGGACCTGGTCGCCGCCTCCCTCTCGACGTGCCTCCTCACCACCATGGGGATCGCCGCGCAGAAGCGGGGCATCGACATCCGCGGCGCGCGCGCCGAGGTATGGAAGGAGATGTCCTCGGTCCCCCGCCGCCACGTCGGAAAGCTGACCGCGAGGATCGAGCTTCCCGCCCGTCTCGATCCCGGCGCCCGCGCGATCATGGAGACCGCCGCGCGTGGGTGCCCCGTGACCGCCTCGCTCGGTCCCGGAACCGAGATCGATCTCACCTTCCACTACGTGTGA
- a CDS encoding MFS transporter, with product MADAPSIGAGWFHPSRRPFRFSVLLFVSLLTYGSYFAYDSVGAIPDQLMKAWGVDQASIGKLYSIYSLAAILTLFFGGLLVDRIGTRKASLLFSGLVTAGAAIVAFAPTVTVAYLGRFLFGWGSESLVVAQSAILSRWFKGKELALSFGVALTISRLGTLFTFNTEALIAERTGYHGALWAAVGFCAVSLLANLVYVAMDLKGERSLGLEEGSAGDKIVFKDATRFHSSYWYVTLMCVTFYSAIFPFTALSTDFFHERFGLPMTAGSTGGFLAGVFSSFAHMFSTAPGTSSIIIFASMVFAPFAGGLVDRIGRRASLMVFGSLLMIPCYLLLAFTALPPAIPMVLLGASFVLVPAAMWPSVPLIVEKQRVGTAFGLMTMVQNIGLMTFPWLNGKLRVMTHDYAASMMMFAALGAAGFVFALLLLGSDRRGGHVLEKPENRSAA from the coding sequence ATGGCCGACGCGCCTTCGATCGGGGCCGGCTGGTTCCACCCGTCCCGGCGCCCCTTCCGATTCTCCGTGCTGCTCTTCGTGAGCCTCCTCACCTACGGGAGCTACTTCGCGTACGACAGCGTCGGAGCGATCCCCGACCAGCTCATGAAGGCCTGGGGGGTGGACCAGGCGTCCATCGGGAAGCTCTACTCGATCTACAGCCTCGCCGCGATCCTCACGCTGTTCTTCGGGGGCCTCCTGGTCGACCGGATCGGGACCCGGAAGGCGAGCCTGCTGTTCTCCGGCCTCGTCACCGCCGGCGCGGCGATCGTGGCGTTCGCCCCGACCGTCACGGTGGCGTACCTGGGGCGATTCCTGTTCGGCTGGGGCTCGGAGTCCCTGGTCGTCGCGCAGAGCGCGATCCTCTCCCGCTGGTTCAAGGGGAAGGAGCTGGCCCTCTCGTTCGGGGTCGCGCTGACCATCAGCCGTCTCGGGACGCTGTTCACGTTCAACACCGAGGCGCTCATCGCCGAGAGGACCGGCTATCACGGCGCGCTGTGGGCCGCGGTGGGGTTCTGCGCGGTGAGCCTCCTGGCGAACCTCGTCTACGTCGCGATGGATCTCAAGGGGGAGCGGTCGCTCGGGCTCGAGGAGGGGTCCGCCGGGGACAAGATCGTGTTCAAGGACGCGACGAGATTCCACTCGTCGTACTGGTACGTGACGCTGATGTGCGTGACGTTCTACTCGGCGATCTTCCCGTTCACCGCGCTGTCCACCGACTTCTTCCACGAGAGATTCGGCCTGCCGATGACCGCCGGCTCCACCGGCGGGTTCCTGGCCGGCGTCTTCTCCAGCTTCGCGCACATGTTCTCCACCGCCCCGGGGACCTCGTCGATCATCATCTTCGCGTCCATGGTGTTCGCCCCGTTCGCGGGAGGGCTCGTGGACCGGATCGGGCGGCGGGCGAGCCTGATGGTGTTCGGGTCGCTCTTGATGATCCCCTGCTACCTCCTGCTGGCGTTCACCGCGCTGCCGCCGGCGATCCCGATGGTTCTGCTCGGGGCGTCGTTCGTGCTGGTGCCCGCGGCGATGTGGCCCTCCGTGCCCCTGATCGTCGAGAAGCAGCGGGTGGGGACCGCCTTCGGCCTGATGACCATGGTCCAGAACATCGGGCTCATGACCTTCCCGTGGCTCAACGGCAAGCTCCGCGTGATGACCCACGACTACGCCGCGAGCATGATGATGTTCGCCGCGCTCGGCGCCGCGGGGTTCGTGTTCGCCCTCCTGCTCCTCGGCTCCGACCGCAGGGGAGGCCACGTCCTCGAGAAGCCCGAGAACCGCTCCGCGGCCTAG
- the rfaE2 gene encoding D-glycero-beta-D-manno-heptose 1-phosphate adenylyltransferase, which yields MLTRLIRRVEALGRSRVLLVGDLMLDRYVYGNAERLSPEAPVPILHFEREELRPGGAGGVAADLAALGAEVKVVSLVGADDDGRRLRGLLEDLGADTGSVLEAPGRPTVCKTRLVGLARHRHAQQMIRLDFEDATSVDPALARALLDHVERALPGVAAVCIEDYDKGLLTPDVCRRVIEAARSRGVPVLVDPAAAGDYGKYGGATALKLNRAEAEKASGIPIASPDGARPAADRLLERLGLEAVIVTLDRDGAYLATRSGERRWLETRPRRVYDVTGAGDMVLAMITVARTAGASWEEAVALGNVAGGLEVERFGSVPVTPDEILRELLSEAGGRSGKQRTREQLVAELLRHRATGKRIVFTNGCFDLIHLGHVKYFQFAKQQGDVLAVAVNSDVGTRRLKGPSRPIIEERDRLALLEELESIDYLTLFDEDTPIELIAAIRPDVLVKGADYRKDQVVGSDLVESYGGRVALCPLVEGRSTSAVIRRILDLNEERGRG from the coding sequence GTGCTGACCCGCCTCATCCGGCGCGTCGAGGCGCTCGGCCGGAGCCGGGTCCTCCTGGTCGGCGACCTGATGCTCGACCGCTACGTGTACGGCAACGCGGAGCGGCTGTCTCCCGAGGCCCCGGTCCCGATCCTCCACTTTGAGAGAGAGGAGCTCAGGCCGGGGGGCGCGGGCGGGGTCGCGGCCGACCTCGCGGCTCTCGGCGCCGAGGTCAAGGTCGTGAGCCTCGTGGGAGCGGACGACGACGGGCGAAGGCTCCGCGGCCTTCTCGAGGATCTCGGGGCGGACACGGGGAGCGTGCTCGAGGCGCCGGGACGACCGACGGTCTGCAAGACCCGCCTCGTGGGGCTCGCGCGGCACCGGCACGCACAGCAGATGATCCGGCTCGACTTCGAGGACGCCACTTCCGTCGATCCCGCGCTCGCTCGCGCGCTCCTGGACCACGTCGAGCGGGCGCTCCCCGGGGTCGCCGCGGTCTGCATCGAGGACTACGACAAGGGGCTGCTCACGCCGGACGTCTGCCGGCGCGTGATCGAGGCGGCCCGCTCGCGAGGCGTGCCGGTGTTGGTGGACCCGGCCGCCGCCGGCGACTACGGGAAGTACGGGGGGGCGACCGCCCTCAAGCTCAACCGGGCCGAGGCGGAGAAGGCGAGCGGGATCCCGATCGCGTCGCCGGACGGGGCCCGCCCGGCGGCGGATCGGCTCCTCGAACGGCTCGGCCTCGAGGCCGTGATCGTGACCCTGGACCGGGACGGCGCGTACCTCGCGACGCGCTCGGGAGAGCGGCGGTGGCTCGAGACCCGACCGCGGCGGGTCTACGACGTGACCGGAGCGGGGGACATGGTCCTGGCCATGATCACCGTCGCGCGCACCGCAGGGGCGAGCTGGGAGGAGGCGGTGGCCCTCGGGAACGTCGCCGGCGGGCTCGAGGTGGAGCGATTCGGATCGGTCCCCGTCACGCCGGACGAGATCCTGCGCGAGCTCCTGAGCGAGGCCGGCGGCCGGTCGGGAAAGCAGCGGACGAGGGAGCAGCTCGTCGCCGAGCTGCTCCGCCACCGGGCCACCGGGAAGCGGATCGTCTTCACGAACGGCTGCTTCGACCTGATCCACCTCGGCCACGTGAAGTACTTCCAGTTCGCGAAGCAGCAGGGGGACGTGCTGGCGGTCGCCGTGAACTCCGACGTCGGGACTCGACGGCTCAAGGGACCGTCGAGACCGATCATCGAGGAGCGGGACCGGCTCGCCCTCCTGGAGGAGTTGGAGAGCATCGACTACCTTACGCTCTTCGACGAGGACACCCCGATCGAATTGATCGCCGCGATCCGCCCCGACGTGCTCGTCAAGGGGGCCGACTACCGCAAGGACCAGGTCGTGGGATCGGATCTCGTCGAGTCGTACGGCGGGCGGGTGGCCCTCTGTCCGCTGGTCGAGGGACGGAGCACGTCCGCGGTGATCCGGCGGATCCTCGATCTCAACGAGGAGCGCGGGCGCGGATGA